One window of Sphingobacteriales bacterium genomic DNA carries:
- a CDS encoding cytochrome P450: protein MNAVNAKDHNQPPLVSGLPIVGSTFSLINAPIDFIVEQYHKHGPVFKVNTVNQQIIFLAGLEANQFLSRAANDYLITGEIWGSFGKSVGADKFLVALDGEEHFKMRKVMMRGYSTRMIANRIPKVADITRKMVLKKLKNKGEIKVASFIQRLITEQMGILLANRAPGKYYEPLSFYVRTLLNVNIVKMWPRIALYRPKFLIAQEKANKFGEKIIYEHLTAPNPETPDLVDDILKAVYEEGLELNRPELLLAVIGPFLAGMDTVTNTLASMIYALAKHRDVLKRLQTEVDAAFENGLPDVKEVNNFPIMHATLMETLRRYPVASMIPRTVAVPFEFGGYRMEKGQTVYMAQGVTHFLPELFPNPYEFDIDRHLPPRNEYRQKGALSPYGIGAHKCLGFQLGELQMMLTMAILVHLVDFKLVPDDYELKFQTIPTIGPEPRFTVRLIPRNIHKRMSF, encoded by the coding sequence ATGAATGCTGTAAATGCAAAAGACCACAATCAGCCCCCTTTAGTATCGGGCTTGCCTATTGTCGGCAGTACTTTTAGCTTGATCAACGCTCCGATTGATTTTATCGTTGAGCAGTATCACAAACACGGACCGGTTTTTAAAGTGAATACGGTCAATCAGCAAATTATTTTTTTAGCCGGATTGGAGGCCAATCAGTTTTTGTCGCGAGCCGCCAACGATTATTTAATTACCGGCGAAATATGGGGAAGTTTCGGCAAATCGGTAGGAGCCGATAAGTTTTTGGTCGCTCTTGACGGGGAAGAACATTTTAAAATGCGCAAGGTGATGATGCGCGGCTATTCGACAAGGATGATTGCCAACCGAATTCCCAAAGTAGCCGACATTACCCGGAAAATGGTGCTCAAAAAATTGAAAAACAAAGGCGAAATTAAAGTAGCATCGTTTATCCAACGCCTGATTACCGAGCAAATGGGCATTTTACTGGCCAATCGCGCCCCCGGAAAGTATTATGAACCCCTTTCTTTTTATGTGCGCACATTGCTCAATGTAAACATTGTCAAAATGTGGCCACGAATTGCCTTGTATCGCCCTAAGTTTTTGATAGCCCAGGAAAAAGCCAATAAGTTTGGCGAAAAAATTATTTACGAACACCTCACCGCTCCCAATCCCGAAACCCCCGATTTGGTGGATGATATTCTCAAAGCGGTTTATGAAGAAGGCTTGGAACTCAATCGCCCCGAATTATTGTTGGCGGTCATTGGCCCGTTTCTTGCCGGTATGGACACGGTTACCAATACCCTTGCATCCATGATTTACGCTTTGGCAAAGCATAGAGATGTGTTGAAACGCTTGCAAACAGAAGTAGATGCTGCTTTTGAAAACGGACTGCCCGATGTGAAAGAGGTGAACAATTTCCCCATTATGCACGCCACGCTTATGGAAACCCTCCGCCGCTATCCGGTAGCCTCTATGATACCCCGAACGGTGGCAGTGCCTTTTGAATTTGGAGGATATCGGATGGAAAAAGGACAAACGGTGTATATGGCTCAAGGCGTTACCCACTTTTTACCCGAACTGTTTCCCAATCCCTATGAGTTTGACATTGACCGTCACCTGCCTCCCAGAAACGAATACCGTCAAAAAGGCGCGCTTAGCCCTTATGGTATTGGCGCTCATAAATGTCTTGGTTTTCAGTTGGGCGAATTGCAAATGATGCTCACCATGGCCATTTTGGTTCACTTGGTTGATTTTAAATTAGTCCCCGATGATTATGAACTGAAGTTTCAAACCATTCCCACGATTGGGCCCGAACCGCGGTTTACAGTTCGCCTCATTCCTCGTAATATCCATAAACGGATGAGCTTCTGA
- a CDS encoding prolipoprotein diacylglyceryl transferase, whose protein sequence is MLPNPLICGFEVSWYALCQYGGVAVMLLFGCWYYKHGIKERFLLWCTTLLFWYIGFLALFGARLVGMLEYFLVKGRFGSIDVLWQYPHYGHFSWCGALLFIVLFLPPIGKKLLGVSAFWQYFDFVAICLCMLTVITKQGCLLSGDGCYGVPTALPWGMHFAYGPVPSLLPVHPTPLYDSMFYFLLLLLLLHINKNKHFQGQTMLWYFMASAIFYILLEVIRINPKIWGDITLPQIIYLIVLGYCGYLYNLLKSKPSSLSV, encoded by the coding sequence ATGTTACCAAATCCGTTAATTTGCGGTTTTGAAGTATCGTGGTATGCACTTTGTCAGTATGGAGGTGTTGCGGTAATGCTGTTGTTTGGTTGTTGGTATTATAAGCATGGAATAAAAGAAAGGTTTCTGCTATGGTGTACAACATTGTTATTTTGGTATATAGGCTTTTTAGCCTTGTTTGGTGCGCGTTTAGTGGGAATGTTAGAGTATTTTCTTGTTAAAGGCAGATTTGGTTCGATTGATGTTTTGTGGCAATACCCGCACTATGGGCATTTTAGTTGGTGTGGGGCTTTGCTGTTTATTGTATTGTTTCTGCCGCCGATTGGAAAAAAGCTGTTGGGAGTTTCTGCTTTTTGGCAATATTTCGATTTTGTTGCTATTTGCCTTTGCATGTTAACAGTTATAACTAAGCAGGGGTGTTTGTTATCGGGCGATGGCTGTTATGGCGTACCTACTGCATTGCCTTGGGGCATGCACTTTGCTTATGGACCGGTGCCTTCTTTACTTCCGGTTCATCCCACTCCTTTATATGACAGTATGTTTTATTTCTTGTTGTTATTGTTACTTTTGCACATCAACAAAAACAAACATTTTCAGGGTCAAACCATGCTGTGGTATTTTATGGCAAGTGCTATTTTTTATATCTTATTAGAAGTGATACGCATTAACCCCAAAATTTGGGGTGATATTACATTGCCACAAATCATTTACCTGATTGTGTTGGGTTATTGTGGGTATTTATATAATTTGCTAAAAAGCAAACCATCTTCACTATCCGTTTAG
- a CDS encoding matrixin family metalloprotease yields the protein MKKLKLFNLFLFLACFCNPFSTQIVGQWGDYCFNFRWVTNNGEFHTQGFQIPYWVHSNLSTYYLNPEPECPNPSIGSGCEINSNLFPISVAAAAMNWNNVGAYPWLQVQGITSATPIADQDDDTNIIGFDYTQFVDNFEILAKCIIYQSEDAYLCSTNAPYHPTILFKGFDIAINNNVKWDVLEGSNETDIDYACYDFESVMLHEFGHALGLCHPAGANINNDVMHGNIMNAQIRRTLSNLDAEALKALYPATPPYPPCEIFRPDNGFDKGTKQSGNNGGGGSICHYIPPGSFSTEATREMAFFWEQNLGNNFNLLMRRFVQNTDALNDIFTSTDSRYDGVQNALDDLLIILTPLLEDSFAENDSVKITTAHINAVCCWIEEMLPMFDILDFHRESAFLLELKNLQKGLSALLDKDVRTALFDYDSISSFSGMGECVCSSSKRGFEENSLSVMMYEGRPWLRIYLEKEAKLQYHLFDLTGAPVLVLHEGHLPTGVHLTEISSGTLKPGLYLAVPFLNNVFQPAMTVKFTVLQ from the coding sequence ATGAAAAAATTAAAATTATTTAACCTGTTTTTGTTTCTTGCATGTTTTTGTAACCCGTTCTCTACTCAAATAGTAGGGCAGTGGGGCGACTACTGTTTTAATTTTAGATGGGTAACCAACAACGGAGAATTTCATACACAAGGATTTCAAATTCCCTATTGGGTTCATAGCAATCTAAGCACTTATTATTTGAATCCCGAACCGGAATGCCCCAATCCTTCAATAGGATCCGGTTGTGAAATTAACAGCAATTTGTTTCCCATTTCAGTTGCTGCTGCTGCGATGAATTGGAATAATGTTGGTGCGTATCCTTGGCTACAAGTTCAAGGGATTACTTCAGCCACTCCTATAGCTGATCAAGACGATGATACCAATATTATTGGATTTGATTACACACAGTTTGTTGATAATTTTGAGATTTTAGCAAAGTGTATCATATATCAAAGTGAGGATGCTTATCTATGCAGTACTAATGCGCCCTACCACCCTACAATTTTATTTAAAGGGTTTGACATAGCCATTAATAACAATGTTAAATGGGATGTGTTAGAGGGTTCTAATGAAACTGATATAGATTATGCTTGTTATGATTTTGAATCTGTGATGTTGCATGAATTTGGACATGCTTTGGGTTTATGCCATCCTGCCGGTGCTAATATCAACAATGATGTTATGCACGGCAATATAATGAATGCTCAAATAAGAAGAACTTTAAGCAATTTAGATGCAGAAGCATTAAAAGCACTTTACCCTGCAACACCTCCTTACCCACCCTGTGAAATTTTTAGGCCTGATAATGGATTTGATAAAGGCACAAAACAATCAGGAAATAATGGCGGCGGCGGCAGTATCTGTCATTACATACCGCCCGGTTCATTTTCTACAGAGGCTACCCGCGAGATGGCATTTTTTTGGGAACAAAATCTCGGCAATAATTTTAACCTTCTTATGCGTCGGTTTGTGCAAAATACCGATGCTCTAAACGATATTTTTACTTCTACTGACAGTAGATATGACGGTGTTCAAAATGCTTTAGACGATTTATTAATTATCCTTACACCCTTGCTTGAAGATAGTTTTGCCGAAAATGATTCGGTAAAAATTACTACGGCTCACATCAATGCCGTTTGTTGTTGGATAGAAGAAATGTTGCCGATGTTTGATATTTTAGATTTTCATCGCGAATCGGCTTTTTTATTAGAATTGAAAAACCTGCAAAAAGGGTTGAGCGCGCTGCTTGACAAAGATGTTCGTACCGCCTTGTTTGATTATGATAGTATCAGTAGTTTTTCGGGCATGGGTGAATGTGTATGCTCGTCATCTAAGCGGGGTTTTGAGGAAAACAGTTTGTCGGTAATGATGTATGAAGGTCGTCCTTGGTTGCGAATATACCTTGAAAAAGAAGCAAAGTTGCAATATCATTTGTTCGATTTAACCGGCGCACCTGTGTTGGTACTACATGAAGGGCATTTACCGACAGGAGTTCATCTGACAGAAATTTCATCAGGGACATTAAAACCCGGATTGTATTTGGCAGTACCCTTTTTAAACAATGTATTTCAACCCGCTATGACTGTTAAATTTACAGTGTTACAATAA
- a CDS encoding matrixin family metalloprotease translates to MKKLKLFYWLFFFIYNSLSSTIVYGQWSDYCFNFRWVGNNGEFHTQGFQIPFWVHSNLDDYFLNPEPECPNPSIGPGCEINSDLFPFSVAAAAMNWNNVGAYPWLQVQGTTSASVLNQSDYENIIGFYPDSFIPGDESVLAICRIYQSGEAYLCSSNTPYHPTILFSGFDIVINNNVKWDVLEGTNETDIDYSCYDFESVMLHEFGHALGLCHPAGANINNDVMHGSMKNAQIRRILSSLDAEALKALYPATPPYPPCEIFRPDQGPDKTEKQSGNNNGGSICHYIPPGSFSTEATAEMALFWERELGNNFNMLMRRFVQNTDALNDIFTSTDGRYEDVQKALDDVLNILKPLLEDNFAENDSTTITSAHINAVCCWIDEMMPMFDLVEFYRESSFLLELKNLQKGLNTLLDKDVRTAVFDYDRISSFSGMSECSCSSSKRGFEENSLSVMMYEGRPWLRMYLEKEAMLQYHLFDINGAPVLVLQEGHLQVGIHLTEISSRALKPGLYVALPFINNVFQPAMTVKITVLQ, encoded by the coding sequence ATGAAAAAGTTAAAATTGTTTTATTGGTTGTTCTTTTTCATTTATAACAGTTTGTCTTCAACTATAGTTTACGGACAGTGGAGCGATTATTGTTTTAATTTTAGGTGGGTCGGCAACAATGGGGAATTTCATACACAAGGGTTTCAAATACCATTTTGGGTTCATAGCAATCTCGACGATTATTTTTTGAATCCCGAACCGGAATGCCCCAATCCTTCAATAGGACCTGGTTGTGAAATTAACAGCGATTTATTCCCATTTTCAGTTGCTGCTGCTGCAATGAATTGGAATAATGTTGGTGCTTATCCTTGGCTTCAAGTACAAGGAACCACATCAGCATCGGTACTTAATCAGTCCGATTATGAAAATATCATAGGCTTCTATCCTGACTCATTTATACCAGGAGATGAATCAGTATTGGCTATTTGTAGGATATATCAATCTGGAGAAGCATATCTTTGTAGCTCAAATACTCCTTACCATCCTACAATACTATTTTCAGGGTTTGACATAGTCATTAATAACAACGTTAAATGGGATGTCTTGGAAGGCACTAATGAAACAGATATTGATTATAGCTGTTATGATTTTGAATCTGTGATGCTGCATGAATTCGGTCATGCTTTGGGATTATGTCATCCCGCAGGTGCAAATATTAATAATGATGTTATGCATGGCAGCATGAAAAATGCTCAAATTAGAAGAATATTAAGCAGTTTAGATGCCGAAGCATTAAAAGCGCTTTACCCTGCAACTCCTCCTTATCCGCCTTGCGAAATTTTTAGGCCAGACCAAGGTCCTGATAAAACTGAAAAGCAGTCAGGGAATAATAACGGAGGCAGTATTTGCCATTACATACCGCCCGGTTCATTCTCTACAGAAGCCACTGCCGAAATGGCTTTGTTTTGGGAACGTGAGTTAGGCAATAATTTTAACATGCTTATGAGGAGGTTTGTGCAAAATACAGATGCTCTAAACGACATTTTTACTTCTACGGACGGTAGATATGAGGATGTTCAAAAAGCTTTAGACGATGTATTAAATATCCTTAAACCCTTGCTTGAGGATAATTTTGCCGAAAATGATTCGACTACAATTACCTCAGCGCATATCAATGCCGTATGTTGTTGGATAGACGAAATGATGCCAATGTTTGATTTAGTTGAATTTTATCGTGAGTCCTCTTTCTTATTGGAATTGAAAAACCTGCAAAAAGGGTTGAACACGCTGCTTGACAAAGATGTTCGTACCGCCGTGTTTGATTATGATCGAATCAGTAGTTTTTCGGGCATGAGTGAATGTTCATGCTCATCATCTAAGCGGGGTTTTGAGGAAAACAGTTTGTCGGTAATGATGTATGAAGGTCGTCCTTGGTTGCGCATGTACCTTGAAAAAGAAGCAATGTTACAATATCATTTGTTCGATATAAACGGTGCGCCTGTGTTGGTACTTCAAGAAGGGCATTTACAGGTAGGAATTCATCTGACAGAAATTTCATCGAGGGCATTAAAACCCGGATTGTATGTGGCATTACCCTTTATAAACAATGTATTTCAACCCGCTATGACTGTTAAAATTACAGTGTTACAATAA
- a CDS encoding alpha/beta fold hydrolase: protein MIFEPPQEKIPVLLAPGTETSMMIYSHLPQENSPVFVCLPALGISSKHYAHLARLLAAEFNAVAITTDWRGLGTSSVRAKRGVDFGYKELLEDIEHQLRIVKTKYPQSPVYLIGHSLGGQLACLYGAWGKTVISGIILVAACSIYYKGWPGLEGYKILAFTQTARLLSKVLGYFPGKKVGFGGTESRTVIEDWSHTARTGRYELKNTDFNFEQSLTKVKLPVLAVQIFGDRLAPSLAIENLCAKLKSAAVAKVVLGNPTDARKLNHFNWVKHPENLLKIIKNWMSEKH, encoded by the coding sequence ATGATATTTGAACCACCACAAGAAAAAATACCGGTTTTATTAGCTCCCGGAACGGAGACCTCGATGATGATTTACAGCCATCTTCCGCAGGAAAATTCGCCGGTGTTTGTCTGCCTGCCGGCATTGGGGATATCGTCTAAACATTACGCTCATTTAGCCCGGCTTTTAGCCGCCGAATTCAACGCCGTTGCCATCACCACCGATTGGCGGGGCTTGGGTACTTCTTCTGTCAGAGCGAAGCGGGGGGTGGATTTCGGATATAAAGAACTACTCGAAGACATAGAACATCAATTGAGAATCGTCAAAACCAAATATCCACAAAGCCCGGTTTACTTGATTGGCCATAGCCTCGGCGGGCAATTGGCTTGTTTGTATGGGGCTTGGGGCAAGACAGTCATCAGCGGCATCATTTTGGTTGCCGCTTGTTCTATCTATTATAAAGGATGGCCGGGGTTGGAAGGATATAAAATTTTAGCCTTCACCCAAACTGCCCGCCTGTTGAGCAAGGTATTGGGCTATTTTCCGGGTAAAAAAGTCGGGTTCGGGGGTACCGAAAGCCGAACAGTCATCGAAGACTGGAGCCATACCGCCCGAACCGGCAGGTACGAACTTAAAAACACAGACTTTAACTTTGAACAAAGCCTGACAAAAGTAAAACTTCCCGTTTTGGCAGTCCAAATTTTCGGCGACCGGCTTGCGCCCTCCTTGGCAATCGAAAACCTTTGCGCCAAACTGAAATCGGCCGCCGTTGCCAAAGTCGTCTTGGGCAATCCGACCGATGCCCGCAAACTCAACCATTTCAATTGGGTAAAACATCCCGAAAACTTGCTGAAGATTATAAAAAACTGGATGTCTGAAAAACATTAA
- a CDS encoding NAD(P)/FAD-dependent oxidoreductase, translated as MKSKYQIGIIGAGFGGMTAALRLKEAGENDFVIFERATDLGGTWRDNSYPGCACDVPSHLYSFKNVPNPNWSEAFSAQPEIWNYMKQVADKHQLQQHIIYQAEIVSAVFNEENARWQLTDRSGRAFDVKMVIAAIGPLNRPYFPEFPGMDTFQGKVFHSSQWDSTCDLNGKKVAVIGTGASAIQIVPNIATLVKELNLFQRTPAWIMPRRNRRYSRIGKTLFTYLPFLQRLNRERIYWVSEFLGNNFLGNKLMNKLGTLQALSKLKKEVKNPELRKKLTPNYTFGCKRVLLSDDYYPAFNRSNVHLITESIDHIEPDGIVCGNGKKYEAEIIILSTGFHAAGTEGFEMQVTGRNQRNLLQEWHQSGIQGFKGVTVSGFPNFTFILGPNTGLGHTSVLHIMDSQMNYILDYLRLLKQQGEKGFLDVHRQTQEAYNVWLQSQFAGTVWASGCQSWYLDAHGRNTTIYPGLTQTYRKTTQRIDQKDYETAEKA; from the coding sequence ATGAAATCTAAGTACCAAATCGGTATCATTGGTGCGGGGTTTGGCGGAATGACCGCTGCTTTGCGACTTAAAGAAGCAGGAGAAAACGATTTTGTTATTTTTGAACGCGCAACAGATTTGGGAGGAACATGGCGGGACAACAGCTATCCGGGTTGTGCCTGCGATGTTCCTTCGCATTTATACTCTTTTAAAAATGTGCCCAATCCCAATTGGAGCGAAGCGTTTTCGGCACAGCCCGAAATATGGAATTATATGAAGCAAGTGGCCGATAAGCATCAGCTTCAACAGCACATCATCTATCAGGCAGAGATTGTTTCGGCAGTTTTTAACGAAGAAAACGCACGTTGGCAACTCACAGACAGGTCGGGAAGAGCTTTTGATGTGAAAATGGTCATTGCTGCAATCGGGCCACTTAATCGTCCATATTTTCCCGAGTTTCCGGGCATGGATACCTTTCAGGGAAAGGTTTTCCATTCCTCGCAATGGGACAGCACTTGCGATTTGAACGGGAAAAAGGTGGCGGTCATCGGAACAGGAGCAAGCGCCATTCAAATTGTGCCCAATATTGCCACCTTGGTGAAAGAACTGAATTTGTTCCAAAGAACACCTGCCTGGATAATGCCCCGCCGAAACCGGCGGTATTCACGCATCGGGAAAACATTGTTTACCTATCTGCCTTTCCTACAAAGGCTGAACCGGGAGCGCATCTACTGGGTTTCGGAATTTTTGGGAAACAACTTTTTGGGAAACAAACTGATGAACAAACTGGGGACTTTACAAGCCCTGTCAAAGCTCAAAAAAGAGGTTAAGAACCCCGAACTTCGCAAAAAACTGACCCCAAACTATACCTTTGGATGCAAGCGCGTTTTATTGTCAGACGATTATTACCCTGCCTTTAACCGAAGCAACGTACATCTGATTACAGAATCCATTGACCACATCGAACCCGATGGCATTGTTTGCGGCAACGGTAAAAAATACGAGGCTGAAATCATCATCCTAAGTACAGGTTTTCATGCCGCCGGAACCGAAGGTTTTGAGATGCAAGTTACCGGACGAAACCAACGCAACCTGCTTCAGGAATGGCATCAATCGGGCATTCAGGGGTTTAAAGGGGTGACCGTTTCGGGATTTCCTAACTTTACATTTATCTTAGGCCCCAACACGGGTTTGGGACATACTTCGGTGCTTCATATCATGGACTCGCAAATGAATTATATCCTCGATTACCTTCGCCTGTTGAAACAACAAGGGGAAAAGGGATTTTTGGACGTTCATCGGCAAACACAGGAAGCCTATAATGTATGGTTGCAAAGCCAGTTTGCGGGAACGGTTTGGGCTTCGGGTTGCCAAAGTTGGTATTTAGATGCACACGGAAGAAATACCACTATCTATCCCGGATTAACCCAAACTTATCGAAAAACCACTCAGCGTATTGACCAAAAGGATTACGAAACGGCTGAGAAGGCGTAA
- the trxB gene encoding thioredoxin-disulfide reductase, whose translation MEQKETIKCLIIGSGPAGYTAAIYAARANLNPVLYTGVEVGGQLMQTTDVENYPGYPKGILGPEMMEDFKNQAERMGAEIRFGFVTSVDFSGSLHKVVIDETTEVWAEAVIIATGASAKWLGLACEQRLNGSGVSACAVCDGFFYRGMDVAVVGAGDTACEEALYLSNLCPTVHLLVRRDEMRASKIMQQRVEAKSNIIIHWNTETVEVLGDNTVTGVRVINNKTRVKSEIAIQGFFVAIGHKPNTDIFKEWLDMDNEGYLITKPGSSHTNIEGVFASGDAQDKIYRQAVTAAGSGCMAALDAERYLSHKEFAEAQSSKASPSLNTIS comes from the coding sequence ATGGAACAAAAAGAAACGATAAAATGCCTGATTATAGGCTCCGGTCCTGCCGGTTATACCGCTGCAATTTACGCTGCTCGTGCCAACCTTAATCCTGTACTTTATACCGGCGTAGAAGTTGGCGGGCAATTGATGCAAACCACCGATGTAGAAAATTATCCGGGCTATCCCAAAGGCATTTTAGGCCCCGAAATGATGGAAGACTTTAAAAATCAAGCCGAGCGCATGGGTGCTGAAATCAGGTTTGGCTTTGTTACTTCGGTTGATTTTTCGGGTTCGTTGCACAAAGTGGTGATAGATGAAACCACCGAAGTTTGGGCAGAAGCGGTGATTATTGCCACCGGAGCCTCTGCAAAATGGCTGGGTCTTGCATGTGAACAAAGGCTGAATGGAAGCGGCGTTTCGGCTTGCGCCGTTTGCGATGGATTCTTTTACAGAGGTATGGATGTGGCAGTTGTTGGAGCCGGAGATACTGCCTGTGAAGAAGCACTCTACCTTTCTAATCTATGCCCAACCGTTCATTTATTGGTGAGAAGAGATGAAATGAGGGCTTCAAAAATTATGCAACAGCGAGTTGAAGCAAAATCCAACATCATCATTCATTGGAACACCGAAACAGTTGAAGTACTTGGTGATAACACCGTAACCGGCGTTCGGGTAATCAATAATAAAACCCGTGTAAAGTCTGAAATTGCCATTCAGGGATTTTTTGTGGCCATCGGGCATAAACCCAATACCGACATTTTTAAAGAATGGTTGGACATGGACAACGAAGGCTATCTGATTACCAAACCCGGCAGTTCTCATACAAATATAGAGGGTGTGTTTGCCAGTGGCGATGCGCAGGATAAAATATACCGTCAGGCGGTTACGGCAGCAGGAAGCGGTTGTATGGCTGCATTGGATGCCGAGCGTTACTTGTCTCACAAAGAATTTGCCGAAGCCCAAAGCAGCAAAGCAAGCCCATCATTAAACACTATCTCCTAA
- a CDS encoding WD40 repeat domain-containing protein, whose amino-acid sequence MSKNLFLILSALLVFYACSTKVPDNSEPLSVEQTVLHDTSENVLYNLWTRHGVYAAFYAPDGKTIAVGGATGLVEIWDAASFTPVCTLSGHTRSANTTLYSPDSRFMISGSGDSTVRIWNVQDCRLEKTLRFHGNEAYTTLYSQSGRMFASTGADSVVIVYDSKTFQPLKYLRGHAGAVYFAWFSNSERYIVTSGRDAKVILWDIATAKPVREYVGHQGAIYCVVMSNNDSLIVSGSGDNTVKLWDTFSGKNLMTYYGADDKNLVAMFSPDEHYVIASSGDGMIRKWDKLTGKLVLTYEGHKGIVCTIHNSPDGKRLLSGSMDGTVREWDTETGTLLRSRNLYPSNP is encoded by the coding sequence ATGTCTAAAAACCTCTTTCTGATACTCTCCGCTTTATTGGTGTTTTACGCTTGTTCAACAAAAGTGCCGGACAACTCCGAGCCTTTATCGGTTGAACAAACCGTCCTTCACGATACCTCGGAAAACGTCTTGTATAATTTATGGACTCGTCACGGGGTATATGCTGCCTTTTACGCTCCCGATGGCAAGACTATTGCCGTAGGCGGGGCAACGGGTTTGGTAGAAATTTGGGACGCCGCTTCGTTTACCCCTGTTTGTACCCTTTCGGGGCATACCCGCTCTGCAAACACCACTTTGTATAGTCCCGACAGTCGTTTTATGATTTCGGGTAGCGGGGACAGCACGGTTCGGATATGGAATGTGCAGGATTGTCGTTTGGAAAAAACACTGCGGTTTCACGGCAATGAGGCCTATACCACCTTATACAGTCAATCAGGGAGGATGTTTGCCTCTACCGGTGCAGATAGTGTGGTCATTGTTTACGATTCAAAAACCTTTCAGCCCCTAAAATACTTGCGAGGACATGCCGGAGCCGTATATTTTGCGTGGTTTTCAAACAGCGAACGATATATTGTTACAAGCGGACGAGATGCTAAAGTCATCCTTTGGGATATTGCTACCGCAAAGCCGGTCAGGGAGTACGTTGGTCATCAGGGGGCGATATATTGCGTGGTAATGAGCAACAACGACAGTCTGATTGTGAGTGGTAGTGGGGATAATACGGTGAAACTTTGGGATACATTTTCCGGTAAAAACCTGATGACCTACTACGGCGCGGATGATAAAAACTTAGTTGCCATGTTTAGTCCCGATGAACACTATGTGATTGCTTCGAGCGGGGACGGAATGATTAGAAAGTGGGATAAATTGACCGGTAAGTTGGTCTTGACCTACGAAGGTCATAAAGGGATTGTTTGTACCATCCACAACAGCCCCGATGGAAAACGTTTACTTTCAGGCAGCATGGACGGAACTGTCAGGGAATGGGATACCGAAACCGGAACATTGCTTAGAAGCAGAAACCTTTACCCTTCAAATCCATAA
- a CDS encoding ester cyclase, producing MKLRGLLIGLFVFMSGCNCPECPEKSKVQSVEQSELQANKEVVRKLHEEVWSKGNVALIPELHQPGFIYHLLTDSSSRSYSETTEEVNRHRLAFPDWQENITQLIAEKDMVVSRFKTKGTHRSKFWDIDSTGIVLEMQEVVIFRLHEGKIAEQWSFPDLYGMRKQLLGSY from the coding sequence ATGAAGTTACGTGGTTTGTTAATTGGATTATTTGTGTTTATGTCGGGATGCAACTGCCCGGAATGTCCTGAAAAGAGCAAAGTTCAGTCTGTTGAGCAATCGGAGTTGCAAGCAAATAAGGAAGTGGTCAGAAAACTTCACGAAGAAGTTTGGAGTAAAGGCAATGTTGCGCTGATACCAGAACTCCATCAACCCGGCTTTATTTACCACCTCCTGACTGATAGCAGTTCGCGCAGTTATTCCGAAACAACAGAGGAGGTAAACCGGCATCGTTTAGCCTTCCCCGATTGGCAAGAAAATATCACACAATTGATAGCCGAAAAGGATATGGTCGTTTCCCGTTTCAAAACCAAAGGAACACACCGCAGCAAGTTTTGGGATATCGACTCCACCGGAATCGTGTTAGAAATGCAAGAAGTAGTTATTTTCAGACTTCACGAAGGGAAAATTGCCGAGCAATGGTCTTTCCCCGATCTTTACGGAATGAGAAAACAACTTTTGGGAAGTTATTAG